From Pseudanabaena sp. PCC 6802, one genomic window encodes:
- a CDS encoding DUF1574 family protein, which translates to MQKSQVVEANPQNTVVDPVRRWQLGVEEILQAVQKQEILYLRCQGDRPHKILTAIADNYFVGMQAKGIKHIKFYSQTWLLGVDLPINPSAVVAAEITQYLLLDKRIGSIAVKVLLKQGHLHILCEKATDISKALMVLPILDALKQTQTENYLRGITVYGKLTQSKSNSWKFDIDPATIGMRPVTVRSGSHANGSTTAKPPSPASNKVGTTVAKGTKASAKEAKVAGVPKAQPRLQPKTHLKPQPKPQVKPQISRQPASIFTPAYQAAQNFFLLKWLGERSDPSDTSTTTATNLKIASGIASVAIGAIAIAAIDRSIAMLNKKDAELQPQRIISAVNSSINDRHQIIDYNNPFLNQKLILIDSYMASIGRAPDVMIVGSSRALRGIEPHTLEQSLARRGYHGIRVFNMGVNGATAQVVQLQIMRILSSQQLPRLIIWADGVRAFNSNRVDETFDAIASSHGYTLLQETEKKGEQPGRALAPNMSPLADFLDRTLATWLPAYANREQIRSSIVSNYNRLTARFTNGALTTTTTLANALRMDKNGFVSVDVRFDPQTYFKTYPKVYGDYDLDYRDFDMNGKQLDALHAIIEFCNRHKIALVFVNMPMHSSYLDSSRLRREKILTQRMEEYSQQGNLIYIDLSSIWKHQPQYFSDPSHLNYTGAIAIASKLAANPKMPWQLFR; encoded by the coding sequence ATGCAAAAGTCTCAAGTAGTAGAAGCTAATCCCCAAAATACCGTCGTCGATCCCGTTCGCCGCTGGCAGCTTGGCGTAGAAGAAATCTTGCAAGCAGTTCAGAAGCAAGAAATTCTCTATTTGCGCTGTCAGGGCGATCGACCGCATAAAATTCTCACTGCGATCGCCGACAACTATTTTGTTGGCATGCAGGCAAAGGGAATTAAGCACATCAAATTTTACAGTCAGACCTGGTTGCTGGGTGTCGATTTGCCGATTAATCCATCTGCGGTGGTAGCAGCAGAAATTACCCAATATTTACTACTAGACAAACGTATTGGGAGTATTGCAGTTAAGGTATTGCTCAAGCAGGGGCACCTCCATATTCTCTGCGAGAAAGCCACAGACATATCTAAGGCATTGATGGTACTACCTATTCTCGATGCCTTAAAGCAAACTCAGACTGAGAATTATCTGCGCGGCATTACCGTTTATGGCAAACTCACGCAGTCAAAATCAAACTCTTGGAAGTTTGATATCGATCCCGCCACGATTGGGATGCGACCTGTCACTGTGCGATCGGGTTCTCATGCTAACGGATCGACAACGGCAAAGCCGCCATCACCTGCAAGTAATAAGGTAGGCACAACAGTTGCCAAAGGCACTAAAGCTAGTGCTAAAGAGGCCAAAGTAGCTGGAGTTCCGAAGGCTCAACCGAGATTACAACCTAAAACCCATCTCAAGCCTCAACCTAAGCCTCAAGTCAAGCCTCAAATCTCCAGGCAGCCTGCTTCCATTTTTACACCGGCCTATCAAGCCGCTCAAAACTTTTTCCTGCTTAAGTGGCTTGGAGAACGTAGCGATCCAAGCGATACTTCTACCACCACTGCCACAAATTTAAAGATTGCTTCCGGTATTGCTAGCGTAGCGATCGGTGCAATCGCGATCGCTGCGATCGATCGGTCGATTGCTATGTTGAATAAGAAAGATGCGGAGTTGCAACCACAGAGAATTATAAGTGCAGTCAATTCGAGTATCAACGATCGCCATCAAATTATTGACTATAACAACCCTTTCCTCAACCAAAAGTTGATTCTGATTGATTCGTACATGGCATCAATAGGGCGGGCTCCCGATGTGATGATTGTAGGCAGTTCGCGGGCATTAAGGGGAATCGAGCCGCATACTCTAGAGCAATCTCTTGCCCGGCGGGGATATCATGGCATCAGAGTATTCAATATGGGAGTTAATGGTGCTACTGCCCAAGTGGTACAACTCCAGATTATGAGGATTCTCAGCAGCCAGCAACTACCAAGATTAATTATCTGGGCGGATGGAGTGCGAGCCTTCAACAGCAATCGCGTAGATGAGACCTTTGACGCGATTGCGAGTTCTCACGGTTATACCTTGCTGCAAGAAACTGAAAAAAAGGGGGAGCAACCTGGCCGTGCCCTCGCACCGAATATGTCGCCACTGGCTGATTTCCTCGATCGAACTTTAGCTACCTGGTTGCCCGCCTATGCCAATCGCGAGCAAATCAGGTCGTCGATCGTGTCAAATTACAATCGTTTAACTGCGAGATTTACCAATGGTGCCTTAACCACTACGACGACTTTAGCTAATGCTTTGAGAATGGATAAAAACGGATTTGTCAGCGTCGATGTCCGTTTCGATCCGCAAACATATTTTAAAACCTATCCTAAGGTATATGGAGACTACGATCTAGACTATCGCGATTTTGATATGAATGGCAAGCAATTGGATGCTTTGCATGCAATTATCGAGTTCTGCAATCGCCACAAGATCGCACTGGTATTTGTGAACATGCCCATGCATAGTTCCTATCTCGATTCCAGCCGGCTGCGCCGCGAGAAAATACTCACGCAACGCATGGAAGAATATTCCCAGCAGGGCAATTTAATCTACATCGACCTTAGCTCGATCTGGAAGCATCAGCCCCAGTATTTTTCCGATCCCAGTCACCTCAACTATACAGGAGCGATCGCGATCGCTTCAAAACTAGCAGCAAATCCTAAAATGCCCTGGCAACTGTTTCGCTAA
- a CDS encoding diacylglycerol kinase family protein, with amino-acid sequence MKSNFSISANLSPDLSHSAKLGTLDLDEAILEQKFKAKMLHRRIEALQIAPNLLASFRFAWAGVSYAFATQRNFRIHVSIGSLALGMSLYFHLSAMELAVVSLTVGAVLMMELLNTALEAVVDLTIGQTYHTLAKIAKDCAAAAVLIAAIAALMVAGTLLLPHVLVLFS; translated from the coding sequence ATGAAATCTAACTTTTCAATTTCAGCGAATCTATCGCCAGACCTGAGCCACAGTGCTAAGCTCGGTACCTTAGATTTAGATGAGGCTATTCTCGAACAAAAGTTTAAAGCTAAAATGCTCCACAGACGCATTGAGGCTCTCCAGATTGCCCCAAATCTACTAGCTAGTTTCAGGTTTGCGTGGGCGGGTGTGAGCTATGCGTTTGCGACTCAGCGCAATTTTCGCATCCACGTCTCGATCGGTTCGCTAGCTCTTGGGATGAGCCTGTATTTTCATCTATCGGCAATGGAGTTAGCAGTAGTTAGTCTTACCGTTGGTGCCGTGTTAATGATGGAACTACTAAATACGGCTCTCGAAGCAGTTGTAGATCTAACCATCGGCCAGACATACCATACCCTTGCTAAAATTGCCAAAGACTGTGCGGCGGCGGCTGTGCTAATTGCCGCGATCGCTGCTCTCATGGTTGCGGGTACGCTGCTATTGCCACATGTGCTAGTTTTGTTTTCCTAG
- the ybeY gene encoding rRNA maturation RNase YbeY has protein sequence MSIDLHLERNPTITDLDPISVQDWQEWFQVWLQHLQPERDCEIALRLTDDDEIRSLNARYRQQNRPTDVLAFAALEADIPELPPDLAIAVELEPTYLGDIVISAPTALAQSRERGHSHRYELAWLAAHGLLHLLGWDHPDAASLEKMLAQQEALLGLINIKEPDRWSVQPVRKVTSLSEIAHK, from the coding sequence TTGAGTATAGATCTTCATCTAGAGCGAAATCCTACTATTACCGATCTAGATCCCATTTCAGTCCAGGATTGGCAGGAGTGGTTTCAAGTCTGGCTCCAACATCTCCAACCCGAACGTGACTGCGAAATTGCCTTGCGTTTAACCGATGATGATGAGATCCGATCGCTAAATGCCCGATACCGTCAACAGAATCGCCCCACCGATGTCTTAGCGTTTGCTGCCCTGGAAGCAGACATACCAGAATTACCTCCAGATTTAGCGATCGCAGTAGAATTAGAACCGACATATTTGGGTGACATAGTCATTTCGGCACCTACTGCTTTGGCACAATCTCGGGAGCGGGGGCATTCACATCGGTACGAGCTAGCCTGGCTGGCAGCACACGGATTGCTGCACCTGTTAGGGTGGGATCATCCCGATGCCGCTAGCTTGGAAAAAATGTTGGCACAACAGGAAGCCTTATTGGGTCTAATTAATATCAAAGAACCAGATCGATGGAGCGTGCAACCTGTTAGGAAAGTTACAAGTTTGTCAGAAATAGCGCACAAGTAG
- a CDS encoding DUF3285 domain-containing protein, which translates to MASDPTATSKPKPLASEADSSYVKLAMRNMVKNGSTSLVHFGLTILGVLGLLIGLAVVFH; encoded by the coding sequence ATGGCATCAGATCCTACTGCAACTAGCAAACCAAAGCCTTTAGCATCAGAGGCAGACTCCAGCTATGTCAAGCTGGCGATGCGCAACATGGTGAAAAACGGCAGTACTTCTCTAGTACATTTCGGTTTAACCATCTTAGGTGTATTAGGATTGCTAATCGGTTTAGCAGTGGTGTTTCATTGA
- the recF gene encoding DNA replication/repair protein RecF (All proteins in this family for which functions are known are DNA-binding proteins that assist the filamentation of RecA onto DNA for the initiation of recombination or recombinational repair.) codes for MYLNSLSLKHFRNYTDLTVQFTAPKTIVVGNNAQGKSNLLEAIQLLATLRSHRVSRDRDLVQEGEAMGEIKAVCKRSQVPIEISMSLRRSGRRSLSINGVSLTRHVEFLGQINAVLFSSLDLDLVRGSPDCRRDWLDSVLIQLEPIYSSLLQQYQQVLRQRNALLKSIRQGKTVFDPEQMALWDAQLAMTGTRLTRRRSRLLLRLTPIADRWHQAISGGSERLHLAYAPKFNFADRHSVEEVREAFLLELKNKAIAEQQQGSSLVGPHRDEVIMTINQTPAREYGSQGQQRTLVLALKLAELELIESVIGEPPLLLLDDVLAELDLQRQNQLLNAIQDRVQTIVTTTHLGSFDAQWLNSAQIFQVESGKVVSKV; via the coding sequence ATGTATTTAAATAGCCTGAGCCTCAAGCATTTTCGCAATTATACCGATCTAACAGTGCAGTTTACCGCTCCTAAGACTATTGTGGTTGGTAATAATGCCCAGGGCAAGTCCAACTTATTAGAGGCAATTCAACTGCTGGCTACCTTGAGATCGCATCGCGTGAGCCGCGATCGCGATCTCGTCCAGGAAGGCGAGGCCATGGGAGAAATCAAGGCGGTATGTAAGCGATCGCAGGTGCCGATAGAGATATCGATGAGCTTGCGCAGGAGCGGACGGCGATCGCTGTCGATTAATGGTGTGAGTTTAACCCGTCACGTTGAGTTTTTGGGGCAAATTAATGCGGTGCTATTTTCGAGCCTGGATTTGGATTTGGTGCGAGGCAGTCCTGACTGCCGCCGCGATTGGCTCGATAGCGTCTTGATCCAGTTAGAACCAATTTACTCCAGCCTGCTCCAGCAATATCAACAGGTACTGCGGCAGCGCAATGCTTTACTCAAGTCAATTCGCCAGGGTAAAACTGTTTTCGATCCCGAACAGATGGCGCTGTGGGATGCCCAATTAGCAATGACTGGAACGCGCTTAACCAGACGGCGATCGCGTTTACTACTACGACTAACACCCATTGCCGATCGCTGGCATCAGGCAATCAGCGGGGGGAGCGAGCGCTTGCACCTTGCCTATGCCCCCAAATTTAACTTTGCCGATCGCCACTCCGTTGAGGAGGTTCGGGAAGCATTTTTACTGGAACTAAAAAATAAGGCGATCGCGGAGCAGCAACAAGGCAGCAGTCTAGTGGGGCCGCACCGCGATGAGGTAATCATGACCATAAACCAAACCCCAGCCCGCGAATATGGCTCCCAAGGACAGCAGCGTACCCTCGTCCTGGCGCTGAAGCTGGCGGAATTAGAACTAATTGAGTCCGTAATTGGAGAACCCCCCCTGTTGCTATTGGATGATGTACTGGCGGAGCTAGACCTGCAAAGACAAAATCAACTGCTCAATGCCATTCAAGATCGGGTGCAAACAATCGTGACAACTACGCATCTGGGTTCATTTGATGCTCAATGGTTAAATTCTGCGCAAATTTTCCAGGTTGAAAGTGGTAAAGTAGTAAGTAAAGTTTAG
- a CDS encoding DUF2459 domain-containing protein has product MRARKRKCAIALCLGIVSILTAIFLPFCPTPSPGLFPPQAGKPTRSVYIIQHDWHTGLAWSQRGLVPIGPEGWRDAPYVEVGWGDRNFYYAGDRSIVTIFKAFFLPTPSALHVVGFGESPEAYFQKDKSVWRLDLSEPGFLGLIGYVEDTFSKNTKGDRLPPLPGSGQYGVSNFYAAVPQYGFWLTCNAWTASALNAAGVSACPSRILLPFHLIDRIRDVGTRLR; this is encoded by the coding sequence ATGAGGGCGCGTAAAAGGAAGTGCGCGATCGCACTTTGCTTGGGAATTGTAAGCATACTAACAGCAATTTTCCTGCCATTTTGCCCTACACCGTCGCCGGGACTGTTCCCACCCCAGGCTGGTAAACCAACCCGTTCTGTTTATATCATTCAGCACGATTGGCACACGGGCTTAGCCTGGTCGCAGCGGGGGCTAGTCCCCATCGGGCCAGAAGGATGGCGAGATGCACCCTATGTGGAGGTAGGTTGGGGCGATCGCAATTTCTACTATGCCGGTGACAGATCGATTGTCACGATCTTCAAAGCATTTTTCTTACCTACACCCAGCGCTCTCCACGTAGTTGGTTTTGGCGAATCGCCAGAAGCATACTTTCAAAAAGACAAGTCGGTTTGGCGTTTAGATCTGTCCGAACCGGGCTTTCTCGGTTTGATTGGCTATGTGGAGGACACGTTTAGCAAGAATACCAAGGGCGATCGCTTACCACCTTTACCTGGTAGCGGTCAGTATGGGGTCAGTAATTTCTATGCAGCGGTACCGCAATACGGTTTTTGGTTAACCTGCAACGCCTGGACGGCCAGTGCCCTGAATGCGGCAGGTGTATCTGCCTGTCCCAGTCGGATTTTGCTCCCATTTCATCTGATCGATCGGATTCGGGATGTGGGAACGCGGTTGCGTTGA
- a CDS encoding site-2 protease family protein, giving the protein MPSTPTIPIIPLVVFAISLSLLGWGFYRARKLGKPGILAWLQLVALLLPWIAYFGLFLSGAFISFTLLLVLLVISSVAYIAIGNQMRKIALNDKNNPLAKGRDNPPSAPTTDMPEPTGTPSQTANDAAKPQITEDREIKENKFKVGEDLKSIQGIFGIETFYATETLPYMEGIIFKGNMRGEPAEVHQRLSSTLRDRLGDKYDLFLVEGQEEKPVVIVLPHNPGQFIMTVPQKILIGILFFANVFTAISLGAELQKIDLSQHPEQYLATVPFALGIISILACREAALRWMSRKYNVNLSLPSCLPSLQLGSFGAFSRVLSNLPNRQVLFDLGIAPAVAGGLLSLVLLVTGLFLSANHNGGVEIPTQILHASVLVGGLAKLIMGDLLRIELVDINPLVILGWLGLVITALNLMPAGQLDGGRIVQAVYGRKTAGWTTIATLIFLAIAALINSLALYWGGIILVLLRDLERPLLNEVSELDGDRDALGIFALFWMLVTLLPMTSAVAEQLGIGG; this is encoded by the coding sequence ATGCCATCCACACCTACTATTCCGATTATTCCACTGGTAGTTTTTGCCATCTCGCTATCACTGCTGGGTTGGGGTTTTTATCGCGCCCGCAAGCTGGGCAAGCCAGGCATTCTCGCCTGGTTGCAACTTGTAGCGCTCCTACTCCCCTGGATTGCCTACTTTGGTCTATTCCTCTCCGGTGCTTTCATTAGCTTTACGCTGCTTCTGGTGCTGCTGGTAATTTCGTCTGTGGCCTATATCGCGATCGGCAATCAAATGCGCAAGATCGCGCTGAATGACAAAAACAACCCACTAGCTAAAGGTAGGGATAATCCTCCATCGGCACCGACTACTGATATGCCAGAACCCACTGGCACCCCATCCCAAACTGCCAACGACGCTGCTAAACCTCAAATAACTGAGGATAGGGAGATTAAAGAGAATAAATTCAAAGTCGGTGAAGATCTGAAGTCGATCCAAGGGATTTTTGGCATCGAAACCTTTTACGCCACCGAGACGCTACCGTATATGGAAGGCATCATTTTTAAAGGTAATATGCGGGGCGAACCTGCGGAGGTGCATCAGCGGCTATCTTCTACACTGCGCGATCGCCTGGGCGATAAATACGATCTATTTTTAGTGGAAGGGCAGGAGGAAAAGCCGGTAGTGATAGTTTTGCCCCACAATCCCGGACAATTCATCATGACCGTGCCGCAAAAAATTCTGATTGGCATTTTGTTTTTTGCCAATGTATTTACCGCCATATCTCTAGGTGCAGAACTACAGAAGATCGATCTGTCCCAACACCCGGAGCAGTATCTAGCCACAGTGCCGTTTGCCTTAGGTATTATCTCGATCCTGGCTTGTCGAGAGGCGGCATTACGCTGGATGTCGCGCAAGTATAACGTGAACTTAAGTTTGCCCTCATGCTTGCCATCTTTGCAGCTAGGTTCATTTGGCGCGTTTAGTCGAGTCCTGTCCAATTTGCCCAATCGTCAAGTTTTATTCGACCTGGGCATCGCCCCCGCCGTAGCTGGCGGTTTGCTCTCCCTCGTACTTTTGGTAACGGGCTTATTTCTGTCTGCCAACCATAACGGCGGTGTCGAAATTCCCACGCAGATTTTACATGCCTCCGTGTTGGTGGGTGGTCTGGCGAAGTTGATTATGGGCGATCTATTGCGGATCGAGTTAGTCGATATTAACCCGCTCGTCATCCTGGGTTGGTTGGGGCTGGTCATCACCGCACTTAACCTGATGCCTGCCGGTCAGCTTGACGGAGGCCGAATCGTCCAGGCAGTCTACGGTCGCAAAACCGCAGGCTGGACGACGATCGCCACGCTGATCTTTCTAGCGATCGCCGCTTTGATTAACTCCCTGGCTCTATACTGGGGCGGCATTATTTTAGTCCTGCTGCGCGATTTAGAGCGTCCGCTACTGAATGAGGTATCCGAACTGGACGGCGATCGCGATGCCCTTGGCATATTTGCCCTATTCTGGATGCTGGTCACGCTTTTACCCATGACTTCAGCAGTAGCAGAACAATTAGGTATAGGTGGTTGA
- a CDS encoding glycosyltransferase family 4 protein: MPFLSDLRVAVVHEWLVDYSGSERVLEQILLLFPQADLFALVDFLPPKLRGFIQNKSVRTSFIQKLPLARTKYRQYLPLMPIAVEQFDLSSYDLIISSSHAVAKGVLTGPDQLHISYVHSPIRYAWDLQHQYLKESGLDRGLQSAIARWFLHQIRIWDARTANGVDGFVANSQFIARRIRKVYRRESQVIYPPVDVAKFTPPDDALDTKQIPKEDFYLTASRFVPYKKVDSIVEAFSQIGDRRLVVIGDGPGLDKVRAKLSNNITLLGYQEPDVLKHYMQKARAFVFAAEEDFGITIVEAQACGTPVIAFGKGGALETVRAVNAVNVERAIEKPTGVFFYEQTAASIKAAIATFEQHQTQIDPEFCRTNALRFAPERFRQEFRDYIKQAWITRFDDRLGSHRT, from the coding sequence ATGCCGTTTTTGAGCGATTTGCGTGTTGCGGTTGTCCATGAGTGGTTGGTGGACTATTCTGGCTCGGAGCGCGTGCTGGAGCAAATTTTGTTGCTGTTTCCCCAAGCAGACCTGTTTGCTTTAGTCGATTTCCTGCCACCCAAACTCAGAGGGTTTATTCAAAATAAGTCGGTTCGTACTTCATTCATTCAGAAGTTGCCGTTGGCACGGACTAAATATCGGCAATATTTACCGTTAATGCCGATCGCTGTGGAGCAGTTCGATCTATCCAGCTACGACCTGATTATTTCCAGCAGCCATGCCGTTGCCAAGGGGGTATTAACGGGGCCGGATCAGTTGCATATTTCCTACGTGCATTCACCAATTCGGTATGCTTGGGATTTGCAGCACCAGTATTTAAAGGAGTCGGGTTTAGATCGAGGTTTACAAAGTGCGATCGCCAGGTGGTTTCTGCATCAAATTCGGATCTGGGATGCGCGCACGGCTAACGGGGTCGATGGGTTTGTGGCAAACTCACAGTTTATTGCCCGCCGCATTCGCAAAGTCTATCGCCGCGAGTCGCAGGTAATTTATCCCCCCGTCGATGTGGCAAAATTCACGCCCCCTGATGACGCGCTAGATACAAAACAAATACCTAAAGAGGATTTTTATCTAACCGCTTCTCGCTTTGTCCCCTACAAAAAGGTCGATTCAATCGTCGAAGCATTTAGCCAGATCGGCGATCGCCGACTAGTTGTAATTGGTGATGGCCCTGGTCTAGATAAAGTGCGCGCTAAGCTCAGTAACAATATTACGCTGCTGGGCTATCAGGAGCCAGATGTCCTCAAGCACTACATGCAAAAAGCGCGAGCGTTTGTATTTGCTGCAGAAGAGGATTTTGGCATCACGATTGTGGAAGCACAGGCTTGTGGCACGCCCGTAATTGCCTTTGGGAAAGGTGGGGCATTAGAGACCGTACGGGCGGTTAATGCGGTTAATGTAGAACGAGCTATAGAGAAACCTACGGGCGTTTTCTTCTACGAGCAAACTGCTGCCAGTATTAAAGCTGCGATCGCTACATTCGAGCAGCATCAAACGCAGATCGATCCGGAATTTTGCCGCACCAACGCCCTACGTTTTGCGCCAGAGCGATTTCGGCAAGAATTTAGAGACTACATAAAGCAGGCATGGATAACGCGATTCGATGATAGGCTAGGATCTCATCGGACTTAG
- a CDS encoding DUF1830 domain-containing protein, translated as MSVTEVTKASQRCLCRYRNVERNVRVVRASNSKNSYIERTVYPQQYFVFWADRDATLEVYSSVSAHLLLEDRISCDRLEVGASDRD; from the coding sequence ATGTCTGTTACTGAAGTTACGAAAGCATCGCAACGCTGTCTTTGCCGCTATCGTAATGTTGAGAGAAATGTGAGAGTGGTACGTGCTTCTAACAGCAAAAACAGCTATATTGAGCGCACCGTATATCCACAACAGTATTTTGTATTCTGGGCCGATCGCGATGCCACATTAGAGGTTTACTCTAGCGTTTCCGCGCATCTACTCTTAGAAGATAGAATATCTTGCGATCGCCTGGAAGTAGGGGCGAGCGATCGGGATTGA